The following coding sequences are from one Leptolyngbya sp. NIES-3755 window:
- a CDS encoding two component transcriptional regulator (similar to AA sequence:cyanobase_aa:LBDG_32080), producing the protein MKILLVDDELEMAEPLSRLLTREGYEVDVAQDGDRGLQLASNQPYDLLILDWMLPGKSGLDICQSLRSRGDATPVLFLTAKDTIDDRVQGLDAGADDYIVKPFELRELLARVRALLRRPTTIEPGAIARLKVEDLELDLQNQVAYRNGRSIELSEKESQLLAYLMRQPNQLLTHDQISQYLWSESEKPTSNALVAQIRLLRRKIEAKGETPLITTVYGKGYRFGSP; encoded by the coding sequence ATGAAAATTCTGTTGGTGGACGATGAACTCGAAATGGCAGAACCGCTGAGCCGTTTGCTGACTCGCGAAGGCTATGAGGTCGATGTCGCGCAAGATGGCGATCGCGGTTTACAACTCGCTTCCAATCAACCTTATGATCTCCTCATTCTCGATTGGATGCTCCCTGGCAAATCAGGCTTAGATATCTGTCAAAGTCTACGATCGCGAGGAGATGCCACTCCGGTTTTATTTCTCACTGCCAAAGATACGATCGACGATCGCGTTCAAGGACTCGATGCAGGTGCAGACGATTACATTGTTAAACCCTTTGAACTGCGAGAATTATTAGCGCGAGTCAGAGCCTTATTAAGGCGACCCACGACGATCGAACCTGGTGCGATTGCCCGATTAAAAGTCGAAGATTTAGAATTAGACTTACAAAATCAAGTGGCGTATCGCAATGGTAGATCGATCGAGCTTTCAGAAAAAGAAAGTCAGCTTTTAGCTTATCTAATGCGACAACCGAATCAGCTACTCACGCACGACCAAATTTCGCAATATCTCTGGAGCGAAAGTGAAAAACCGACGAGCAATGCTTTAGTGGCACAAATTCGATTACTAAGGCGAAAAATCGAAGCTAAAGGAGAAACGCCGCTGATTACAACCGTTTATGGAAAAGGCTATCGGTTCGGAAGTCCTTGA